A genomic window from Triticum urartu cultivar G1812 chromosome 7, Tu2.1, whole genome shotgun sequence includes:
- the LOC125525750 gene encoding protein adenylyltransferase SelO: protein MPPQLRFPTVLPHLYPPPPPPPPPPPRRLRLPPPPTPRHPLRRLLFRGMASSATGEAAPAAGTSGAGEASARPRRALEELAWDETFVRELPGDPRSDNIPRQVLHACYTKVSPSAPVENPKLVAWSESVADLLDLDHKEFERPDFPRFFSGETPLVGSVPYAQCYGGHQFGSWAGQLGDGRAITLGEVLNSRGERWELQLKGAGKTPYSRFADGLAVLRSSVREFLCSEAMHGLGIPTTRALCLVETGKSVVRDMFYDGNAKEEPGAIVCRVAPSFLRFGSYQLHATRGKEDLEIVRRLADYTIRHHYPHLENIKKSEGLSFEAAIGDSPAIDLTSNKYAAWAVEVAERTAYLIARWQGVGFTHGVLNTDNMSVLGLTIDYGPFGFLDAFDPSFTPNTTDLPGKRYCFANQPDVGLWNIAQFTGPLSAAYLISKDEANYVMERYGTKFMDEYQSIMTKKLGLSKYNKQLISKLLNNLAVDKVDYTNFFRLLSNVKADRDIPETELLVPIKAALLDIGKERKEAWISWVQTYIEELVASGVSDEERKATMNRVNPKYVLRNYLCQTAIDAADLGDYEEVRRLLKVMEHPYDEQPGMEKYARLPPAWAYRPGVCMLSCSS, encoded by the exons ATGCCCCCTCAGTTGCGCTTCCCCACCGTCCTCCCCCACctataccccccccccccccccccccccccccccccccctcgccgtctccgcctgccgccgcccccgaccccgcgcCACCCGCTCCGCCGCCTGCTCTTCCGAGGCATGGCCTCCTCCGCCACCGGCGAGGCCGCGCCGGCCGCCGGGACAAGCGGCGCCGGAGAGGCCTCCGCCCGCCCGCGGCGCGCGCTTGAGGAGCTCGCGTGGGACGAGACCTTCGTCCGCGAGCTGCCCGGCGACCCGCGATCCGACAACATCCCCCGCCAG GTGCTGCACGCTTGTTACACCAAGGTGTCTCCCTCGGCGCCCGTGGAGAACCCTAAGCTCGTGGCGTGGTCCGAATCCGTAGCTGACCTCCTCGATCTGGATCACAAAGA GTTTGAAAGGCCTGATTTTCCTCGGTTCTTCTCAGGAGAAACTCCGTTGGTGGGAAG TGTGCCCTATGCCCAGTGTTATGGTGGACACCAGTTTGGTTCATGGGCTGGTCAGTTGGGGGATGGACGAGCAATAACTCTCGGAGAGGTTCTCAATTCTCGAGGTGAGAGGTGGGAGTTGCAGCTCAAGGGTGCTGGAAAGACTCCTTACAGCCGATTTGCAGATGGCCTCGCTGTCCTGCGCAGCAGCGTCCGTGAATTCTTATGCAGTGAAGCTATGCATGGTCTAGGCATTCCTACAACTCGTGCTCTTTGTCTAGTTGAAACTGGCAAATCTGTTGTGCGAGATATGTTCTATGA TGGTAATGCAAAAGAGGAGCCAGGTGCAATTGTTTGCCGTGTAGCACCATCGTTTTTACGTTTTGGTTCATACCAGTTACATGCTACAAGGGGCAAAGAAGACCTTGAAATTGTTCGTCGTTTGGCAGACTACACAATACGTCATCACTACCCACATCTTGAAAATATTAAAAAGAGTGAAGGTTTATCTTTTGAGGCAGCTATAGGAGACTCTCCAGCAATAGATCTTACTTCCAACAAATATGCTG CCTGGGCAGTTGAGGTTGCAGAGCGTACTGCTTACTTGATAGCCAGGTGGCAAGGTGTTGGTTTCACCCATGGTGTGCTTAACACTGATAATATGAGTGTGTTGGGCCTAACTATTGATTATGGACCCTTTGGTTTCTTAGATGCTTTTGATCCTAGCTTTACTCCGAATACAACTGATCTCCCAGGTAAGAGGTACtgttttgcaaatcaacctgatgTTGGTTTGTGGAATATTGCCCAGTTCACTGGGCCATTGTCGGCTGCGTATCTTATCAGCAAGGATGAAGCAAATTATGTAATGGAGAG GTATGGGACAAAGTTCATGGATGAATATCAATCTATAATGACAAAGAAACTTGGTCTGTCAAAATATAACAAGCAGCTTATTAGCAAGCTGCTGAACAACTTGGCTGTTGATAAAGTTGACTATACAAATTTTTTCCGTCTTCTTTCGAATGTCAAAGCAGATCGTGACATCCCAGAAACTGAGCTACTTGTTCCAATAAAAGCTGCACTCCTGGATATTGGGAAAGAAAGAAAGGAAGCATGGATTAGTTGGGTACAAACATATATCGAGGAG CTGGTGGCTAGTGGTGTCTCCGATGAAGAAAGGAAAGCCACAATGAACCGTGTCAACCCAAAGTATGTTCTTCGGAACTATCTCTGCCAGACAGCGATTGACGCAGCTGATCTAGGTGATTACGAGGAAGTTCGCCGGCTATTGAAAGTTATGGAACATCCATATGATGAGCAGCCGGGAATGGAGAAATACGCCCGCTTGCCACCGGCCTGGGCATACAGGCCTGGGGTGTGCATGCTATCCTGCTCGTCATGA
- the LOC125519908 gene encoding chlorophyll a-b binding protein 1B-21, chloroplastic, producing the protein MAMASSSGLRSCSAVGVPSLLAPSSRSGRSGLPFCAYATTSGRVTMSAEWFPGQPRPAHLDGSSPGDFGFDPLGLATVPENFERFKESEIYHCRWAMLCVPGVLVPEALGLGNWVKAQEWAALPDGQATYLGNPVPWGNLPTILAIEFLAIAFAEQQRTMEKDPEKKKYPGGAFDPLGFSKDPAKFEELKLKEIKNGRLAMLAFVGFCVQQSAYPGTGPLENLATHLADPWHNNIGDIVIPRNIYGP; encoded by the exons ATGGCGATGGCGTCGTCGAGCGGGCTGAGGAGCTGCAGCGCCGTGGGCGTGCCGAGCCTGCTGGCGCCTTCGTCCAGGTCCGGCCGCTCCGGGCTGCCGTTCTGCGCCTACGCCACCACCTCCGGCCGCGTCACCATGTCCGCCGAGTGGTTCCCCGGCCAGCCCCGCCCCGCCCACCTCGATGGCTCCTCGCCAGG AGACTTCGGGTTCGACCCCCTGGGCCTCGCCACCGTGCCGGAGAACTTCGAGCGGTTCAAGGAGTCCGAGATCTACCACTGCCGCTGGGCCATGCTCTGTGTG CCTGGGGTGCTGGTGCCGGAGGCGCTGGGGCTGGGCAACTGGGTGAAGGCGCAGGAGTGGGCGGCGCTCCCCGACGGGCAGGCGACGTACCTGGGCAACCCGGTGCCGTGGGGCAACCTGCCGACCATCCTGGCGATCGAGTTCCTGGCCATCGCCTTCGCGGAGCAGCAGCGCACCATGGAGAAGGACCCGGAGAAGAAGAAGTACCCCGGCGGCGCCTTCGACCCGCTCGGCTTCTCCAAGGACCCCGCCAAGTTCGAGGAGCTCAAGCTCAAGGAGATCAAGAACG GGCGGCTGGCGATGCTGGCGTTCGTGGGGTTCTGCGTGCAGCAGTCGGCGTACCCCGGCACCGGCCCGCTGGAGAACCTGGCCACGCACCTCGCGGACCCGTGGCACAACAACATCGGCGACATCGTCATCCCCAGAAATATCTACGGCCCTTGA